The Bradyrhizobium betae genomic interval CGGGCGAAGGCGTAGCTGCTGTCGGTCACTGCTTACGCAGAAGCGGCGCAGTCTCGACATTTTCCGGTCTCGGACAGGAAGCTGGTCATGAGCCCGCGGGCGTCACGATCATCATTCCGATTGGAACAGCTGGTTCCAGAGCCTTGGGAACCTTGCCCTGGGAACTCTGAGGCGGCCACCGCCTACGTTCACTTTTGAACATTCAAATTCCCTGAGAACGGGCATATTCTACCTATGCCATACCAAGTGAAATCGGGATCGTTTCTGATCGTCGCATCCACGCTGCCCGCAGCGCTCCAGCTGTATGACGACATGAAGAGCGGGCCCGAAGACGTGTCGATCCGGGACATGGACGGCAGACAGATCGACATCGACGAACTCCGGCCCATCCTCAATGACGGCGAGCCTTCGTAAGCTCTGATCTGGTGATCAGGCTTGTCGTGTTTCCTGCGGACCGAAAACGGACATCGCAGCGGCGATCACTGTGGCGCGCTGCTCTCTCCAGCCAATGGTCTTGGCTTTCTCCGCACCCACAGGTCAGCCATGACCTTGATGGTCGCCGCGAGGACCAGTGCGCAAAGCGCCGCCTTCGACACCGTCTCCATCGTTCCCTCGATCAGCAGGCAATGGACGACACTGCCGATGACGATGACGATCGCGAGGGGGATGTGAGCGATGCGCCACGTTCGCAGCCGCAGCCCCAATCGCCGGCGCAGGGTAGCCAGGAGCGCGACAACGAAGATGGCCCACATGGCGATCACGCCAAAGGGGGAGAACGGCGTCGGCGACGAGAAGGTCAGGGCGTCGATCATATCGGGCGGACTGGTGAACCAGAGGCCGGCGACATGGATCACCACGGCCACGAGCAGCGCGCCTCCGATCCAGTGATGGGCGCGGCGTCCGCGATAAGTCGACAGCGGCGGCAAATATCCGCCGATCAGCAGTGGCTGAACCAGCACGAGACCCAGCGCAACAATCCCTGCAAACCCGGCCAGAACATAGACCGGACCGCGCCATGCGAGCAGCGGGCTCATCGCTGCCGCGGCGATCGGCACGCCAACGGCTGCTGCAAGGGCGGCCCAGATCAGGGGCACCTTCGCCCATCTCATTCCCGTGGTCCCAATCCGGTCAGGCCGGCTGAAGGACGAAGTGGGCCTCCAGGCTCGTTTCCTTTGCACTGCGCATCACCGGCCGCAGGAAGACGGTTTTGAATTCACCGCTGTCATAGGCGAGGTGACCGTGCGGCTGGCCGAAGACGGGAATGATCTGCGGCATCTCGAGCCGGAACGCTCCGTTCTTGTCGGTGAGCGTGGCGCCATGGCTCTGCGGCTCGTGCTCCTGTCCTTCGGTCGTGTGCGCCCAGATCTGGATGCGCTGCCCGGCAAGCGGCGCCCCGTCGCCTGCGCGGCGCACCG includes:
- a CDS encoding ferric reductase-like transmembrane domain-containing protein — protein: MRWAKVPLIWAALAAAVGVPIAAAAMSPLLAWRGPVYVLAGFAGIVALGLVLVQPLLIGGYLPPLSTYRGRRAHHWIGGALLVAVVIHVAGLWFTSPPDMIDALTFSSPTPFSPFGVIAMWAIFVVALLATLRRRLGLRLRTWRIAHIPLAIVIVIGSVVHCLLIEGTMETVSKAALCALVLAATIKVMADLWVRRKPRPLAGESSAPQ
- a CDS encoding Twin-arginine translocation pathway signal, with the translated sequence MTNVVFNRRNLLLAAGGSVLATGVSGLLLPARADGLAPTDSMSGGSNNYRKGAPIVDLIGKGGFWMSGTVRRAGDGAPLAGQRIQIWAHTTEGQEHEPQSHGATLTDKNGAFRLEMPQIIPVFGQPHGHLAYDSGEFKTVFLRPVMRSAKETSLEAHFVLQPA